Proteins encoded in a region of the Populus nigra chromosome 3, ddPopNigr1.1, whole genome shotgun sequence genome:
- the LOC133687794 gene encoding 36.4 kDa proline-rich protein-like, whose product MAKFAVANLLILLLNLGALLTSLACPSCPYTPHPKPPKRPPIKPPKPPVTPPIKPPKPPIKPPKPPVTPPIKPPKPPIKPPKPPVTPPIKPPKPPVTPPVIPIPPTLPPPKPPVTPPVIPTPPILPPPEPPVIPTPPIEKPPPTPPKQETCPIDTLKLGACVDVLGGLVHIGIGSSAKDECCPLLEGLVDLDAAVCLCTVIKAKLLNINLILPIALELLVDCGKNPPEGFKCPS is encoded by the coding sequence ATGGCTAAGTTTGCTGTGGCTAATCTCTTGATCCTTCTTTTGAACTTGGGCGCTTTGCTCACTTCACTTGCTTGTCCCTCTTGCCCTTACACACCTCACCCTAAACCGCCGAAGCGTCCTCCAATAAAGCCACCAAAGCCTCCTGTGACTCCTCCAATAAAGCCACCAAAGCCTCCTATAAAGCCACCAAAGCCTCCTGTGACTCCTCCAATAAAGCCACCAAAGCCTCCTATTAAGCCACCAAAGCCTCCTGTGACTCCTCCTATAAAGCCACCAAAGCCTCCTGTGACTCCTCCAGTAATACCAATACCACCAACTCTTCCTCCACCAAAGCCTCCAGTGACTCCTCCAGTAATACCAACACCACCAATTCTTCCTCCACCAGAGCCTCCAGTAATACCAACACCTCCAATCGAGAAGccaccaccaacaccaccaaaGCAAGAGACTTGCCCCATTGACACTCTCAAGTTAGGCGCATGTGTGGATGTCCTAGGTGGACTAGTCCACATTGGTATTGGCAGTAGTGCCAAGGATGAATGCTGCCCACTGCTGGAAGGTCTTGTAGACTTGGATGCTGCTGTATGTCTTTGCACCGTTATCAAGGCTAAGCTTCTCAACATCAATCTTATTCTACCCATTGCTCTTGAGCTCCTTGTTGATTGTGGCAAGAACCCACCTGAAGGGTTCAAGTGTCCTTCCTAA